The Anolis carolinensis isolate JA03-04 chromosome 1, rAnoCar3.1.pri, whole genome shotgun sequence genome window below encodes:
- the rtn4rl2 gene encoding reticulon-4 receptor-like 2, with translation MRLRLGPTLDGLAPTFLLLLALPLGAPTCPMLCTCYFSPPTVSCQANNFSSVPRVLPPNAQRLFLQNNLIGNLRPGMFGPSLTTLWLYSNNISSIQPGTFRHLQALEELDLGDNRNLRTLDPGTFRGLERLQSLHLYRCQLSSLPTTIFRNLFSLQYLYLQENNLLCLQDDLFVDLANLSHLFLHGNKIWQLSENVFRGLSGLDRLLLHRNRLRAIPTWAFRDLGKLTILYLFNNSLTTLPGETLSDLPSLEFLRLNNNPWACDCHARSLWAWFRRTRVSTSDVICSSPAELKGRDLRHLSEAVFQGCPLVSHHQVGLDWGCRPEWENGVAHPPPHPRPHPHPHPHPHPNTSSNHLYGLGGSPPADPSSFYRDVPANDIRSPKYDPPTEDDYWGGYGNEEGGQLKKGCPGPGCSSLDTGGAIRIDVMPLALPCLLMLWELLWF, from the exons GCTTGGCTCCCACATTCCTGCTCCTCTTGGCTTTGCCCCTGGGAGCGCCCACATGCCCAATGCTTTGCACCTGCTACTTTTCTCCACCCACAGTCAGCTGCCAGGCCAATAACTTCTCCTCTGTGCCACGGGTCCTGCCACCCAATGCCCAGCGCCTCTTCCTGCAGAACAATCTGATTGGGAACTTGAGGCCTGGAATGTTTGGGCCAAGTCTCACCACGCTGTGGCTCTACTCCAACAACATCTCCTCTATCCAGCCCGGCACCTTCCGCCACCTCCAGGCTCTCGAAGAGTTGGACTTGGGGGACAACCGTAATCTGCGCACTCTTGACCCAGGGACTTTCCGGGGACTGGAGCGGCTGCAATCTCTGCACCTTTACCGTTGTCAGCTAAGCAGCCTTCCAACCACAATCTTCCGCAATCTTTTCAGCCTCCAATACCTCTATCTCCAGGAGAACAATCTGCTTTGTCTGCAG GATGACCTTTTTGTGGACTTGGCTAACCTGAGCCATCTTTTCCTGCACGGCAACAAGATTTGGCAGCTCTCAGAGAATGTTTTCCGGGGCCTGTCTGGATTAGACCGCCTGTTGCTGCACAGGAACCGCCTGCGCGCCAttccaacttgggccttccgggACCTGGGCAAGCTCACCATTCTGTACTTGTTCAACAACAGCCTGACAACCCTCCCAGGAGAAACTCTCTCGGACTTGCCCTCCCTGGAGTTCCTGCGCCTCAACAACAACCCGTGGGCTTGTGACTGTCATGCCCGCTCCCTCTGGGCTTGGTTCAGGCGCACGCGAGTCTCCACCTCAGATGTCATATGTTCATCCCCTGCTGAACTCAAGGGGCGTGACTTGCGTCATCTCAGTGAagctgtctttcagggctgcccTCTTGTCAGTCACCACCAAGTTGGGCTTGACTGGGGCTGTAGGCCAGAGTGGGAAAATGGAGTGGCTCATCCCCCTCCCCACCctaggccccacccccaccctcacCCACATCCTCATCCTAACACCTCATCCAACCACCTCTATGGCCTCGGAGGTTCACCTCCTGCTGATCCCTCCTCCTTCTACAGGGACGTGCCAGCCAATGACATCCGCAGTCCCAAATATGACCCGCCCACAGAAGATGACTATTGGGGGGGCTATGGCAATGAGGAAGGAGGACAGCTGAAGAAAGGGTGCCCAGGACCTGGCTGTTCTTCACTGGACACCGGAGGAGCAATCAGGATTGACGTCATGCCACTTGCCCTCCCCTGCTTACTGATGTTATGGGAACTTCTTTGGTTTTGA